DNA sequence from the Desulfocurvus vexinensis DSM 17965 genome:
ACGATGAGCGCGGCCACGCCTATGGCCACGCCCAGCACCGACATGAGCGAAATCACGGAGATGAAGGCCTGCTTGCGCCGCGCCAGCAGGTAGCGCAGCGAGATGAAGGACTCGAAGCTCATGCGCCTGCGCCGCCCTCCGGCTTGAGGAGGGGGAAGAGAATGACCTCGCGGATGCTGGGCGAGTCGGTGAGCAGCATGACCAGCCGGTCGATGCCCACGCCCTGGCCCGCCGCCGGGGGCATGCCGTATTCCAGGGCGCGCACGTAGTCCTCGTCCATGGCGTGGGCCTCGGCGTCGCCGGCGGCCTTCTCGGCCACCTGGGACTCGAAGCTCAGGCGCTGGTCCACGGGGTCGTTGAGCTCGGAGAACGCGTTGGCCATCTCGCGCCCGGCGATGAACAGCTCGTAGCGGTCCGACAGCGCGGGGTCGGCGTCGTTGCGCCGCGACAGGGGCGAGATGTCCGTGGGGTACATGTAAATGAAATGCGGCTGGATGAGCTTGGGCTCCACGAAGAGGTCGAAGAGCTTGGCCTGGACCTTGCCCAGCACCTCGCCCTTGAGCACCTTTTCGCCCTCGCGGCGCACCAGGGCGCAGGCCGCGTCGTAGTCGCGGTAGACCTCGGGGGCCACCCCGCCGATCCGCTCCAGGGCGTCGTGGAAGGTGATGCGCGTCCAGGCGCCGGGGGTCAGGTCGATCTCCTGGCCCTGGTAGGCGATCCGGGTGCCGCCGCAGACCTCGCGGGCGATGTGGGCGAACAGCTCCTCGGTGAGGTCCATCATGTCCTCGAAGGTGGCGTAGGCCCAGTAGAACTCGCACATGGTGAACTCGGGGTTGTGCCGTGTGCTGATGCCCTCGTTGCGGAAGTTGCGGTTGATCTCGTACACGCGCTCGAACCCGCCCACCAGCAGCCGCTTGAGGTACAGCTCCGGGGCGATGCGCATGTACAGCTTCATGTCCAGGGCGTTGTGGTGCGTCTCGAAGGGCCGGGCCGTGGCGCCGCCGGGAATGGGCTGCATCATGGGCGTTTCCACTTCCATGAAGCCGCGGTCGTTCAGGAAATTGCGGAACTCGCGCACCACCGCCGTGCGCTTGACGAAGATG
Encoded proteins:
- the lysS gene encoding lysine--tRNA ligase codes for the protein MRVSQGEAILTKHGNQPQHKTIKLPVKSPFVERFQPMLRALDDKKELNEVLKNRVGKACTLLDEGVPLFPNDFRQQDHVADVLERFEPLDDAALEASGASFQLAGRIVSLRSFGKVAFFHLQDASGRMQVYVARDDMGAEAYSLFKKLDLGDIVGIAGTVFRTKTGELTIAARQVRLVTKSMRPLPEKYHGLKDLETRYRQRYVDLIVTERTKDIFVKRTAVVREFRNFLNDRGFMEVETPMMQPIPGGATARPFETHHNALDMKLYMRIAPELYLKRLLVGGFERVYEINRNFRNEGISTRHNPEFTMCEFYWAYATFEDMMDLTEELFAHIAREVCGGTRIAYQGQEIDLTPGAWTRITFHDALERIGGVAPEVYRDYDAACALVRREGEKVLKGEVLGKVQAKLFDLFVEPKLIQPHFIYMYPTDISPLSRRNDADPALSDRYELFIAGREMANAFSELNDPVDQRLSFESQVAEKAAGDAEAHAMDEDYVRALEYGMPPAAGQGVGIDRLVMLLTDSPSIREVILFPLLKPEGGAGA